From the Maioricimonas rarisocia genome, one window contains:
- the rplW gene encoding 50S ribosomal protein L23 yields the protein MAVKNTGIQLEPHQIIVRPLVTEKGTHQSERLNAYSFEVNPNATKYDIRAAVEALWDVRVVDVRTQNRKGKPRRHKMSIGYTRDWKKAIVQLHDEDRISFF from the coding sequence ATGGCAGTTAAGAACACCGGAATTCAACTGGAGCCGCATCAGATCATTGTGCGGCCACTGGTCACCGAGAAGGGAACGCATCAGTCCGAACGGCTGAACGCGTACAGCTTCGAGGTGAACCCCAACGCCACCAAGTACGACATCCGTGCAGCCGTCGAAGCGCTGTGGGACGTGCGGGTGGTGGACGTTCGGACGCAGAACCGCAAGGGCAAGCCGCGACGTCACAAGATGAGCATCGGGTACACCCGGGACTGGAAGAAGGCCATCGTCCAGCTCCACGACGAAGACCGGATTTCGTTCTTCTGA
- the rplB gene encoding 50S ribosomal protein L2, translating into MGVRHYKPTSAGRRGASVSDFAEITDRKKRPEKSLTKRLTRKGGRNNQGKITVRHRGGGHRKLYRVIDFKRDKDGIAAKVTYVEYDPNRSARIALLEYEDGDKRYILAPNGLKAGDTIESGEGAEPKVGNCLPLAKIPPGTEIHNIEMQPGRGGQLCRSAGTAAVINAREKQWAQITLPSGEVRRLPSSCRATIGQIGNTDHSKIVLGKAGRKRWKGRRPHVRGTAMNPVAHPMGGGEGRNSGGRHPCSPTGKLAKGGNTRKRRKPSSKAIIRRRKSRRYGQLKV; encoded by the coding sequence ATGGGTGTGAGACACTACAAGCCGACCAGCGCCGGCCGACGGGGTGCCTCCGTGAGCGATTTCGCGGAGATCACCGATCGCAAGAAGCGGCCCGAAAAGTCGCTCACTAAGCGCCTCACCCGCAAGGGCGGTCGGAATAACCAGGGCAAGATCACCGTCCGTCACCGCGGCGGTGGACACCGGAAGCTGTACCGCGTCATCGACTTCAAGCGTGACAAGGACGGCATCGCGGCGAAGGTCACGTACGTCGAGTACGACCCCAACCGCTCCGCCCGCATCGCCCTGCTCGAATACGAAGACGGCGACAAGCGTTACATCCTGGCCCCCAATGGCCTGAAGGCCGGGGACACGATCGAAAGCGGCGAAGGAGCCGAGCCGAAAGTCGGTAACTGCCTTCCGCTCGCCAAGATCCCGCCGGGAACCGAGATTCACAACATTGAGATGCAGCCCGGTCGGGGTGGCCAGCTCTGCCGCAGTGCAGGCACCGCCGCCGTGATCAACGCCCGCGAAAAGCAGTGGGCCCAGATCACCCTGCCGTCCGGAGAAGTCCGTCGTCTGCCCAGCAGTTGCCGGGCGACCATCGGGCAGATCGGCAACACCGATCACTCGAAGATTGTCCTGGGGAAGGCCGGCCGCAAGCGTTGGAAGGGGCGTCGCCCCCACGTTCGCGGTACCGCGATGAATCCGGTCGCCCACCCGATGGGTGGTGGTGAAGGCCGGAACTCCGGTGGCCGTCATCCCTGTAGCCCGACGGGCAAGCTCGCCAAAGGTGGCAACACCCGCAAGCGTCGCAAGCCCTCGTCGAAGGCGATCATTCGCCGCCGGAAGTCGCGGCGTTATGGTCAGTTGAAGGTTTGA
- the rpsS gene encoding 30S ribosomal protein S19: MGRSLKKGPYVDEKLLKKIERLETGGRKEPIKTWARRSTISPEFIGHTFLVHNGRHHVQVYVTEEMVGHKLGEFAPTRTFRGHGAKGSR, translated from the coding sequence ATGGGGCGGTCGCTGAAGAAGGGTCCTTACGTCGACGAGAAGCTGCTCAAGAAGATTGAGCGGCTCGAGACCGGCGGACGCAAGGAACCGATCAAAACGTGGGCACGACGCTCGACGATCTCGCCAGAGTTCATCGGCCATACGTTCCTCGTGCACAACGGCCGCCATCACGTGCAGGTCTACGTCACCGAGGAAATGGTCGGGCACAAGCTCGGCGAGTTCGCGCCGACGCGTACGTTCCGTGGGCACGGTGCAAAGGGATCGAGGTAA